A genomic region of Anopheles aquasalis chromosome Y, idAnoAquaMG_Q_19, whole genome shotgun sequence contains the following coding sequences:
- the LOC126579618 gene encoding protein kibra: protein MPKGSSNADLPLGWEVNTDYDGKIYFIDHINKKTTWIDPRDKHTKPESFADCIGNELPFGWEESYDPQIGTYYINHNTQSTQLEDPRLQWKSKQDEMLREYLCSAQDTLEAKKEILSVKTQRLHLAQEEYNHLNALAASRTSLCSSTSSCSTKFDPELLRADLNIAKERVFRLKKELYRIHKEMRSTQKGVETLASVGQKLNSHINGCYNISEAQAIMEEVKMIQKSLITGEREKKELMKSLAQVKDDLTRLQLRQESPDASTFNLAQDRICAASQTDLSSENFPMGALEMAKMRQRYDEWRRRVKEIQEQLAALEEKIRPGELESDQDRLLLFQEKKQLLLEYRSITPKSRSHSEMRRIQSVCRQLEADLNMAYEESNQCIANRLKLHEEKQALLQQLLEALKEFTHLEIQLKSLSASTLSISSSSSIGSLSTTSSKGSLSGISFTDIYGDPLSTDPQIDTVDMNRRVQHLFHPSSEVSLSPRSSLSAETPPASPMKHEWGTGCENGSGYAANVVTFTGNATIKLATGTSGSALPPPMVAPSYSSCEYNFDRQRLDEQLQDLKIKQLGIAPLSPIYEKPSYLDIAPAVLLSRSSSTSNTRSVSTTISDESVAGDSGVFEASRALLLAKDCAQVQIGIRYTSDDNTLCISIEKGRNLTALFLPENCQLFIRAILLPISSSMASHHIRTDTVTDFAKPIFQTVLVLQLPLEKIYTKSLHVKVMVLVGQREDWVGSAQISLAEFSLTDATSKWYNIISRKSMSETDQIEGSSGSSSVVVGIKEESSDESTIISSSQTSTLTRNQCQDELQSVMELADELSNNDDEDDDDDDDDEDENENEHVYAEENIEEECSDKVQPEHRASHLKRNITKENIVESYVKSGNQGETSESTATQWQGQGVSADDADRMIKDYMNCVRGTVVSRDDCHEENKHVSILAVELADKETNTECAFLPERSRRRLQSHHSGAHRSSTSATIEEASIIDDRLVKRSQTFSPSAVASKTRYVCRLNRSDSDSAMHFNNPVTPHPFKRGSVERRSLRYHNRVSKALYHKMHPAVPRTSLDLELDLKAQQTKLETLTDEIGRLRELKYRLEQARDNNDVKVATWALENEDFLRLVKSVNTATPEERQLAKLLMKTSKEIYKLRKTKVGKGKLDSISFQEKMAFFTRRGVSVPELPSDIFLQNGEACGMESHLIGFSGEAKAFTSMAVTYNPCSTVNLQTHSIQLCENISKESINADEVEGGTMTPTNCDSVEAIVPNANESSTSQEKSVNKATGTVSYDNVDRTLGVQV from the exons ATGCCCAAAGGGTCCAGTAATGCAGATTTACCACTCGGCTGGGAAGTCAACACCGACTACGATGGCAagatttattttatcgatCATATCAACAAGAAGACAACCTGGATTGATCCACGTGACAA GCACACAAAACCGGAATCTTTCGCCGATTGCATTGGCAACGAATTGCCCTTCGGTTGGGAGGAGAGCTACGATCCACAGATCGGGACATATTACATCAATCACAACACACAGTCTACACAGCTGGAGGACCCGCGACTTCAATGGAAGAGTAAGCAGGATGAGATGTTACGAGAGTATTTATGCTCCGCACAGGACACATTGGAGGCCAAGAAGGAGATCCTGAGCGTTAAAACGCAAAGGTTACATTTAGCACAGGAAGAGTACAACCACCTCAACGCGCTAGCTGCTAGCCGTACCAGTC TTTGCTCGTCGACTAGCTCTTGCAGCACCAAGTTCGATCCGGAGCTTCTGCGCGCCGATTTGAATATTGCGAAAGAGCGTGTGTTCCGGTTAAAGAAGGAACTGTATAGGATACATAAGGAAATGCGCAGTACACAGAAAGGTGTCGAGACATTAGCCAG CGTGGGGCAAAAATTGAACTCACACATAAACGGTTGCTACAATATCAGCGAAGCTCAGGCTATTATGGAGGAGGTGAAGATGATTCAGAAGTCACTGATAACAGGCGAGCGGGAGAAAAAGGAATTGATGAAGAGCTTGGCGCAGGTGAAGGATGATTTAACACGGTTGCAGCTGCGTCAAGAGAGCCCAGACGCGTCTACCTTCAATTTGGCACAAGATCGCATTTGTGCCGCATCACAAACGGATTTGTCATCTGAAAACTTCCCGATGGGTGCGTTAGAGATGGCCAAGATGCGGCAGCGGTATGACGAGTGGCGTCGTCGAGTTAAAGAAATTCAGGAACAACTAGCGGCACTTGAAGAGAAGATACGCCCAGGAGAGCTGGAATCTGACCAAGATCGGTTGCTACTATTTCAAGAAAAAAAGCAGTTGCTGTTGGAGTATCGTAGTATCACGCCCAAATCGCGCTCACATTCGGAAATGCGGCGTATCCAGAGCGTGTGTCGTCAACTGGAAGCGGATCTAAATATGGCGTATGAGGAATCGAATCAATGCATCGCTAATCGTTTAAAACTGCACGAAGAGAAACAAGCCTTGCTGCAACAACTGCTCGAAGCTCTCAAGGAGTTCACACATCTAGAGATTCAATTAAAGTCGCTGTCGGCCAGCACGTTGTCGATAAGCAGCAGTTCTAGCATCGGTTCTTTGTCAACTACATCGAGCAAGGGTTCGCTAAGTGGAATCAGCTTCACTGACATATACGGCGACCCGCTTTCGACCGATCCCCAGATTGATACGGTCGATATGAACAGACGAGTGCAACATTTGTTTCATCCAAGTTCTGAGGTGTCGTTGTCCCCACGTAGCAGCCTCTCCGCCGAGACACCCCCTGCATCTCCTATGAAACATGAATGGGGAACAGGGTGTGAGAATGGATCAGGCTATGCTGCGAATGTTGTAACATTTACAGGCAATGCAACTATCAAATTAGCGACGGGTACGAGTGGAAGCGCGTTACCTCCTCCGATGGTTGCTCCCAGTTACAGTTCGTGCGAGTACAACTTCGATCGGCAGCGCTTGGATGAGCAGCTGCAGgatctaaaaataaaacaacttGGCATCGCGCCTCTGTCGCCAATATATGAAAAACCATCTTACCTAGACATTGCACCGGCTGTTCTATTAAGTCGTTCGTCGTCCACCTCGAACACACGCTCTGTTTCGACCACGATCAGTGATGagtcggtggccggtgatTCCGGTGTGTTTGAAGCCTCTCGGGCTCTTTTATTGGCTAAGGACTGCGCCCAAGTGCAGATCGGCATTCGGTATACAAGTGACGACAACACGCTCTGCATTTCGATTGAGAAAGGACGAAACCTAACAGCCCTATTCCTTCCGGAAAACTGTCAGTTATTTATTCGGGCAATACTTTTACCAATAAGCTCGTCGATGGCATCCCATCATATCCGCACCGACACAGTAACGGACTTTGCGAAGCCAATTTTCCAAACGGTACTTGTGCTTCAGTTGCccttggagaagatttatacAAAATCTTTGCATGTGAAGGTGATGGTGCTTGTTGGACAAAGAGAAGATTGGGTTGGAAGTGCCCAGATTAGCTTGGCAGAATTCAGCCTTACTGATGCGACCAGCAAGTGGTATAACATCATAAGCCGTAAATCAATGAGCGAGACTGATCAGATTGAGGGAAGCAGCGGTAGCTCGTCTGTGGTTGTTGGAATTAAGGAAGAATCATCGGATGAATCTACCATTATATCATCTTCCCAAACGTCCACATTAACGCGCAACCAATGCCAGGATGAGCTACAATCAGTGATGGAGTTGGCAGATGAACTTTCGAAtaacgatgacgaggacgacgatgacgatgacgatgatgaagatgaaaatgaaaatgagcaTGTATATGCAGAAGAGAACATTGAAGAAGAATGCTCTGACAAGGTGCAACCGGAGCATAGAGCATCGcatttgaaaagaaatataACTAAAGAAAACATTGTAGAAAGTTATGTTAAGTCCGGTAATCAAGGAGAAACATCGGAGTCCACAGCGACTCAGTGGCAGGGGCAAGGTGTAAGTGCAG atgatgctgatcgaaTGATAAAGGATTATATGAATTGTGTTAGGGGGACTGTAGTTAGTCGGGATGATTGCCATGAAGAAAACAAGCACGTGTCAATTCTGGCCGTCGAGCTGGCTGACAAGGAAACGAACACCGAGTGTGCCTTCTTGCCGGAACGGAGCCGCAGGCGATTGCAAAGTCACCATTCTGGTGCTCATCGGTCCTCTACTTCTGCTACAATCGAGGAGGCATCGATTATCGATGATCGGTTGGTAAAACGATCACAAACCTTTTCCCCAAG TGCCGTAGCTAGTAAGACCCGATACGTATGCCGGTTGAACCGGAGCGACTCAGACTCTGCCATGCATTTCAACAATCCCGTGACGCCTCATCCGTTTAAGCGGGGTTCTGTTGAGCGACGCTCTCTTCGCTATCATAACCGTGTCTCAAAAGCTCTATACCACA AAATGCATCCTGCAGTGCCACGCACGAGTCTAGATCTGGAACTCGACCTGAAGGCGCAACAAACGAAGCTCGAAACTTTGACCGACGAGATCGGGCGGTTACGAGAGTTGAAGTATCGATTAGAGCAAGCTCGTGATAATAACGATGTTAAGGTTGCAACCTGGGCCTTGGaaaatgaagattttttgAGACTCGTGAAAAGCGTGAATACAGCAACACCTGAAGAACGTCAACTAGCTAAACTGTTGATGAAAACATCCAAAGAGATATACAAGTTGCGCAAGACTAAAGTCGGCAAGGGCAAGTTAGATTCGATATCATTTCA GGAAAAGATGGCTTTCTTTACGAGACGTGGTGTATCGGTACCGGAGCTACCATCGGATATATTTCTACAAAATGGCGAAGCGTGCGGCATGGAATCACACTTGATAGGGTTTTCAGGAGAAGCAAAGGCGTTTACGTCGATGGCAGTCACATATAATCCCTGTTCAACTGTCAATTTGCAAACCCATAGTATTCAATTGTGCGAAAACATATCAAAAGAATCAATCAATGCTGACGAGGTCGAAGGAGGTACTATGACACCGACGAACTGTGACTCGGTTGAAGCAATTGTGCCAAACGCGAATGAATCTAGTACCAGTCAAGAGAAGAGTGTCAACAAAGCTACTGGCACTGTCTCTTATGACAATGTCGATCGAACGTTAGGTGTGCAAGTTTGA